The following coding sequences are from one Acidimicrobiales bacterium window:
- a CDS encoding universal stress protein translates to MASSKIVVGVDESAGSAEALQWAVAEARLRDADVVAVLAWGFLDQHQISGVDFDPSYAEGDARKALDEFVARAVGDEAASHVMSMPICDLPVPALLEASAGADLLVVGARGLGGFKGLLLGSVSQRCLHHTEIPIAVVRNVRAQGSSLGRVVVGVDNSSEARRALRWAIDEAARRGAQLDVVTAWEVPVVGGMPIATAALDPEVSEQAAVDRLARAVRDEDTSSVTGTIRRIAVQGGPSSVLISRAEGADLLVVGSRGHGALGRMLVGSVATQLSHHAPCPLVVVPPPPSGS, encoded by the coding sequence GTGGCAAGCAGCAAGATCGTCGTCGGTGTCGATGAGTCGGCGGGGTCCGCCGAGGCGTTGCAGTGGGCGGTGGCCGAAGCCCGACTGCGCGACGCCGATGTGGTGGCCGTCCTCGCATGGGGCTTCTTGGACCAACACCAGATCTCCGGGGTCGACTTCGATCCTTCCTACGCGGAAGGCGACGCCCGCAAGGCGCTCGACGAGTTCGTGGCGCGGGCGGTTGGCGACGAGGCCGCTTCGCATGTCATGTCGATGCCGATCTGTGACCTGCCGGTACCCGCCCTGCTCGAGGCGTCGGCGGGTGCCGACCTGCTTGTGGTCGGTGCGAGGGGTCTGGGTGGGTTCAAGGGGTTGCTCCTGGGTTCGGTGAGCCAGCGGTGCCTGCACCACACCGAGATCCCGATCGCGGTGGTTCGCAACGTTCGGGCACAAGGGAGTTCGCTGGGTCGGGTCGTCGTGGGCGTCGACAACTCCAGCGAGGCGCGGCGTGCCTTGCGGTGGGCGATCGACGAGGCGGCGCGGCGCGGTGCCCAGCTCGACGTGGTCACCGCATGGGAGGTTCCGGTCGTGGGTGGCATGCCGATCGCCACCGCGGCCCTCGACCCCGAAGTGTCCGAACAGGCGGCGGTCGATCGGCTGGCGCGGGCCGTCCGGGACGAGGACACCTCTTCGGTGACCGGCACGATCCGCCGCATTGCCGTCCAAGGAGGCCCATCGAGCGTCTTGATCTCCCGCGCCGAGGGTGCCGACTTGCTGGTGGTCGGGTCGCGTGGGCACGGCGCGCTGGGTCGGATGTTGGTCGGCTCAGTGGCGACGCAGCTGTCACACCACGCGCCGTGCCCGCTCGTGGTGGTGCCACCCCCACCTTCGGGAAGCTGA
- a CDS encoding heavy metal translocating P-type ATPase gives MDGPARSGGLTRSGLLRNLMLALAVGGTAGGGVLHLVDQPGTAHVVWALTTAIGFVPALWWVVQSARRRKMGVDVIAVLALVGTLATGEYLAGALISLMLATGRSIEERAGARARRELRMLVERAPEFAHRYEAGGLTSPPIEAVRPGDLLLVKPGEVVPVDGVVASGLAVLDESALTGEPVPVERSAGDAVRSGVVNAGPPLDLRATTTASDGTYAAITRLAAAVEAESSPFVRLADRYALVFLLVSVVAAGAAWAWSGAPARAVAVLVVATPCPLILAAPTAIVAGLSRAVREGVIVKGGDALERLAEGRVLLFDKTGTLTAGRPAVIEISPAAALPADEVLRLAASLDQVSPHVLAVSVVQAAQQRHFPLTLPSAVEDVAGQGIRGRVGEHDVAVGKAGWLSATPNHAWLRGIRRRADLDGAMTVFVEVDNEVAGAIVLLDEIRPDAARTIRRLRRAGVDRVVMVTGDREQVATSVAAVIGADDVLAERTPPDKVAAVRAERQRGPTIMVGDGINDAPALAAADVGVAIATTGATASSQAADVVLTADRLDRLGDAIEIAHRSRRIARESVVAGMGLSVAAMVVAAAGGLPPTWGALLQEVIDVAVILNALRALLAPPGQPRFDPTASRMALRFSDEHRRLQSDVDQLRLVADRLGAVDRLQGLEEVRRVHRLLVEEVAPHEEAEEAELYPVVQRVLGGIDPTGTMTRAHVEIQHSIDLLGRLLDDIGPEGPDETDTLELRRLLYGLHAVLRLHNAQEEEGYLSLADDVVGRREAATTTV, from the coding sequence GTGGACGGCCCTGCGAGGTCGGGCGGCCTCACCCGGAGCGGGTTGCTCCGGAACCTCATGCTGGCCCTTGCGGTCGGTGGCACTGCGGGCGGCGGCGTGCTGCACCTCGTCGATCAGCCAGGGACCGCGCACGTGGTGTGGGCGCTCACCACGGCCATCGGGTTCGTGCCGGCGCTCTGGTGGGTCGTCCAGTCGGCGCGGCGACGCAAGATGGGTGTCGACGTCATCGCGGTGCTGGCGCTGGTCGGCACGTTGGCGACAGGCGAGTACCTCGCAGGCGCGCTGATCAGCCTCATGCTGGCGACTGGACGGAGCATCGAGGAGCGAGCGGGTGCGCGTGCACGCCGGGAGCTGCGCATGCTGGTCGAGCGAGCCCCGGAGTTTGCGCACCGCTACGAGGCGGGTGGCTTGACCAGCCCCCCGATCGAAGCCGTCCGGCCCGGCGATCTCCTCCTCGTGAAGCCCGGGGAGGTCGTGCCGGTCGACGGCGTGGTGGCCAGCGGTCTCGCGGTGCTCGATGAGAGCGCCCTCACCGGGGAGCCCGTACCGGTGGAGCGCTCGGCCGGTGACGCCGTTCGCAGTGGCGTGGTCAACGCCGGCCCGCCGTTGGACTTGCGCGCGACGACCACCGCGAGCGACGGCACGTATGCGGCGATCACTCGGCTCGCCGCCGCGGTGGAGGCAGAGAGCTCCCCGTTCGTGCGGCTGGCCGACCGGTACGCGCTGGTGTTCTTGTTGGTGAGCGTCGTGGCGGCGGGTGCTGCCTGGGCATGGTCAGGAGCGCCGGCACGGGCCGTCGCGGTCCTCGTCGTGGCCACCCCGTGCCCGCTCATCTTGGCCGCGCCCACCGCCATCGTGGCGGGGCTCTCGCGAGCCGTCCGGGAAGGCGTGATCGTCAAAGGCGGCGACGCGTTGGAGCGACTTGCCGAGGGACGCGTGCTCCTGTTCGACAAGACCGGCACGCTCACGGCCGGACGACCGGCGGTCATCGAGATCAGCCCGGCGGCTGCCTTGCCTGCCGACGAGGTCTTGCGGTTGGCGGCCTCGCTCGACCAGGTGTCACCGCACGTGCTGGCCGTGTCGGTGGTGCAGGCAGCGCAGCAGCGCCACTTTCCACTCACCCTTCCTTCTGCGGTGGAGGATGTGGCCGGCCAGGGCATTCGTGGGCGCGTCGGGGAGCACGACGTGGCGGTCGGCAAGGCGGGCTGGTTGTCGGCGACGCCGAACCACGCCTGGTTGCGGGGCATCCGTCGCCGCGCGGATCTCGACGGCGCGATGACCGTGTTCGTCGAAGTCGACAACGAGGTGGCGGGTGCGATCGTGCTGCTCGACGAGATCCGGCCCGACGCGGCGAGGACGATCCGCCGGCTGCGCCGCGCGGGCGTGGATCGGGTCGTCATGGTGACCGGTGACCGCGAGCAAGTCGCCACGTCGGTGGCCGCCGTGATCGGTGCCGACGACGTGCTCGCCGAACGGACGCCACCGGACAAGGTCGCTGCCGTGCGAGCCGAACGTCAGCGGGGGCCGACGATCATGGTCGGGGACGGCATCAACGACGCCCCTGCGCTCGCCGCCGCGGACGTGGGTGTCGCGATCGCCACCACGGGTGCGACCGCGTCGTCGCAAGCGGCGGATGTCGTGTTGACCGCCGATCGGCTCGACCGGCTGGGCGACGCGATCGAGATCGCCCACCGGTCACGTCGCATCGCTCGTGAGAGCGTCGTGGCCGGAATGGGGCTCTCTGTTGCCGCCATGGTGGTCGCTGCTGCTGGCGGCCTCCCGCCCACGTGGGGTGCGTTGCTGCAAGAGGTCATCGATGTCGCGGTCATCCTCAACGCGCTCCGGGCGTTGCTGGCCCCGCCCGGCCAGCCTCGGTTCGACCCGACGGCGAGCCGCATGGCGCTGCGCTTCAGCGACGAGCATCGTCGGCTCCAGAGCGACGTCGACCAACTGCGGCTGGTGGCCGACCGGCTCGGTGCGGTCGATCGCTTGCAGGGCTTGGAGGAGGTTCGCAGGGTCCACCGGCTCCTCGTCGAGGAAGTGGCACCGCACGAGGAGGCGGAGGAGGCCGAGCTGTACCCGGTGGTGCAGCGGGTGCTCGGCGGGATCGATCCGACGGGCACGATGACCCGTGCGCACGTCGAGATCCAGCACTCGATCGATCTGCTCGGCCGGCTGCTCGACGACATCGGCCCCGAGGGCCCCGACGAGACCGACACGCTCGAGCTGCGCCGACTGCTGTACGGGCTGCACGCGGTCCTGCGGTTGCACAACGCCCAAGAGGAAGAGGGCTACCTGTCGCTCGCGGACGACGTGGTGGGCCGGCGCGAGGCGGCGACGACGACGGTCTGA
- a CDS encoding TetR/AcrR family transcriptional regulator translates to MATSASTWRARLRPYTPAQRRTIDAALDLFGSHGVGGTSLQMLADAVGVTKAAIYHQFKTKDAIVVAVLETELERLDVALAAAEHGRSGTSGAPARDLLLRRVVAAAVERRSAWNTLQNDPVFVRLLSDHEPSREFWARLFRVLTGGGRSARSRVRAAVLSSAIGAAAHPFVVDLDDATLRRELVAVIEPLLES, encoded by the coding sequence GTGGCGACTTCGGCGAGCACCTGGCGAGCACGACTCCGGCCGTACACCCCCGCACAACGCCGCACGATCGACGCCGCGCTCGATCTGTTCGGCTCGCACGGTGTGGGCGGCACCTCGTTGCAGATGCTGGCCGACGCGGTGGGCGTCACGAAAGCTGCGATCTACCACCAGTTCAAGACCAAGGACGCGATCGTTGTCGCGGTCCTCGAGACCGAGCTCGAGCGGCTCGACGTCGCCCTCGCCGCGGCCGAGCACGGACGTTCCGGTACGTCCGGTGCGCCGGCCCGGGACCTGTTGTTGCGTCGGGTGGTCGCAGCTGCCGTCGAGCGGCGAAGCGCCTGGAACACCCTCCAGAACGACCCGGTGTTCGTGCGGCTCCTCAGCGACCATGAGCCCTCGCGCGAGTTCTGGGCGCGTCTGTTTCGCGTACTGACCGGCGGCGGGCGAAGTGCACGAAGTCGTGTGCGGGCTGCGGTGTTGTCGTCGGCCATTGGCGCAGCCGCGCACCCGTTCGTGGTCGACCTCGACGACGCGACGTTGCGCAGAGAGCTGGTGGCGGTCATCGAGCCACTTCTGGAATCGTGA
- a CDS encoding SDR family oxidoreductase, with product MTDTTLVGLVTGAGRGMGRHCAHVVRDTVDALVVVDLDATSLDAATTKLAGGRAEVEPFLLDVSDAAGLERLGTRLGELGTLRSVAHVAGISPTMADWRRIFTVDLIGTARLCGVLRPLATAGTSIVCFASMAGTMNRALISDGDGHVDDPLADGFLERIHEALGDSIEDPGVAYSWAKRGVQRFVQREALRLGPLGARINSISPGIIDTPQGQQEAAAHEIMQTMVDQSALGREGRPEELAAAVKFLLSDDASFMTGADLLVDGGACAAILTR from the coding sequence ATGACGGACACAACGCTGGTCGGCCTGGTGACCGGAGCTGGCCGAGGGATGGGCCGCCACTGCGCCCACGTCGTGCGCGACACCGTCGACGCGCTCGTGGTCGTCGACCTCGACGCGACCTCGCTCGACGCCGCGACCACTAAGCTCGCCGGCGGCCGCGCCGAGGTCGAGCCGTTCCTGCTCGACGTGAGCGACGCCGCAGGCCTCGAACGCCTCGGGACCCGCCTCGGCGAGCTGGGCACCCTCCGCAGCGTCGCGCACGTCGCCGGCATCTCCCCCACCATGGCCGACTGGCGCCGGATCTTCACGGTCGACCTCATCGGCACCGCCCGGCTCTGCGGGGTGCTTCGGCCCTTGGCCACCGCAGGGACGTCCATCGTGTGCTTCGCCTCCATGGCCGGCACCATGAACCGAGCCCTGATCAGCGACGGCGACGGCCATGTCGACGACCCGCTCGCGGACGGCTTCCTCGAGCGCATCCACGAGGCGCTCGGCGACAGCATCGAGGACCCGGGTGTGGCGTATTCGTGGGCGAAGCGAGGGGTGCAGCGGTTCGTGCAGCGCGAGGCGCTCCGCCTCGGCCCACTCGGCGCCCGTATCAACTCGATCTCTCCCGGGATCATCGACACGCCCCAAGGCCAACAAGAAGCCGCGGCGCACGAGATCATGCAGACGATGGTCGACCAGTCGGCCCTCGGCCGGGAAGGGCGGCCGGAGGAGCTCGCCGCCGCAGTGAAGTTCTTGTTGTCGGACGACGCCAGCTTCATGACGGGCGCCGACTTGTTGGTCGACGGGGGTGCCTGCGCGGCGATCCTCACCCGGTGA
- a CDS encoding NAD(P)-dependent alcohol dehydrogenase yields MRAARLHGYQQDFVVEDIADPEPGPGEVLLRVGGSGVCHSDLHLRSGEMAALGLPPFPWTLGHENAGWVEALGPGATGFEPGDPVVVFGGWGCGLCRLCLGGEEQLCDVTKWGGIGSAGGYAELMVVPSPRHLVRLTELEPAMAAPLADAALTPYRAVKKVLDRLVPGSTAVTIGVGGLGQFGLELLKTLSQAKVVAIDTLPSKRALASELGADLVLDPMAADPGVEIAAFTGGEGASAVLDFVGSDVTMRTAVGAVGRKGIVVLVGLAGGSAPFSFFSMAGEAELTSSYWGSRNELAEVIALAERGRLHGHVERHGLGEINEVFGRLQQGEIDGRAVLVP; encoded by the coding sequence ATGCGCGCTGCACGACTTCACGGCTACCAGCAGGACTTCGTGGTTGAAGACATCGCCGACCCCGAGCCGGGGCCCGGCGAGGTCCTCCTTCGAGTGGGTGGCAGCGGGGTGTGCCACTCCGATCTCCACTTGCGAAGCGGCGAGATGGCCGCGCTCGGCCTGCCCCCGTTCCCCTGGACGCTCGGCCACGAGAACGCCGGGTGGGTCGAGGCGCTCGGCCCGGGTGCGACCGGTTTCGAGCCCGGTGACCCGGTCGTGGTGTTCGGAGGCTGGGGGTGTGGGTTGTGCCGGCTCTGCCTCGGCGGCGAAGAGCAGCTGTGCGACGTCACGAAGTGGGGCGGCATCGGCTCGGCCGGCGGTTATGCAGAGCTGATGGTCGTGCCGTCGCCGCGCCATCTCGTCCGTTTGACCGAGCTCGAGCCCGCCATGGCGGCGCCGCTCGCGGACGCCGCGCTCACGCCGTATCGCGCCGTGAAGAAGGTGCTCGACCGGCTCGTGCCGGGCAGCACCGCGGTCACGATCGGGGTCGGTGGCCTCGGTCAGTTCGGGCTCGAACTGCTCAAGACGCTCAGCCAGGCCAAGGTCGTCGCGATCGACACGCTGCCATCGAAGCGGGCCCTGGCATCTGAGCTCGGCGCAGACCTCGTCCTCGACCCGATGGCTGCCGACCCCGGGGTGGAGATCGCCGCCTTCACGGGCGGCGAGGGCGCTTCGGCCGTTCTCGACTTCGTCGGATCCGACGTGACGATGCGGACGGCGGTCGGCGCGGTGGGCCGCAAGGGGATCGTGGTCCTCGTCGGTCTTGCCGGAGGATCGGCACCGTTCTCCTTCTTCTCGATGGCCGGCGAGGCCGAGCTCACATCGAGCTACTGGGGGAGCCGCAACGAGCTCGCCGAGGTGATCGCGCTGGCCGAACGGGGTCGTTTGCACGGCCATGTGGAGCGTCACGGCCTTGGCGAGATCAACGAGGTCTTCGGGCGGCTCCAGCAGGGGGAGATCGACGGCCGCGCCGTCCTCGTTCCCTGA
- a CDS encoding helix-turn-helix domain-containing protein, which produces MSRPRAKPAPQPGAPRSRKGVRTRARLIEAARDVFEEAGFLDARISDIAERAGLSHGSFYHYFDSKEQIFREVAEAQEARLTARPPAADAGEQGDPPDATEGPESSAPPASAASPLPDRARIERANRRYFEQYRESARIMGVIEEVSRYDQPVNEARRRRQQHFAERAEAAIRGLQAEGAADADVDPEIAALALGAMVARFAELWLVDGWGDFEFDHAVEQITRLWANAVGLDATPPLRSRTT; this is translated from the coding sequence GTGTCAAGACCTCGGGCGAAGCCCGCGCCCCAACCCGGCGCCCCCCGCTCCCGCAAAGGGGTGCGAACCCGCGCCCGATTGATCGAAGCGGCGCGCGACGTGTTCGAAGAAGCAGGCTTCCTCGACGCGCGCATCTCCGACATCGCCGAGCGGGCCGGGCTGTCGCACGGCAGCTTCTACCACTACTTCGACTCCAAAGAGCAGATCTTCCGGGAGGTGGCCGAGGCCCAAGAAGCGCGGCTCACCGCTCGCCCACCCGCCGCCGACGCGGGCGAGCAGGGCGATCCCCCGGATGCGACGGAGGGGCCCGAATCGAGCGCGCCACCCGCCTCCGCGGCGAGCCCGCTCCCCGACCGCGCCCGGATCGAGCGGGCCAATCGGCGCTACTTCGAGCAGTACCGGGAGAGTGCGCGGATCATGGGCGTGATCGAAGAGGTCTCGCGCTACGACCAGCCGGTCAACGAGGCGCGCCGCCGGCGCCAACAGCACTTTGCGGAGCGCGCCGAAGCGGCGATCCGCGGTCTTCAGGCCGAAGGCGCGGCCGACGCCGACGTCGACCCCGAGATCGCTGCCCTCGCGCTCGGCGCGATGGTCGCCCGCTTCGCCGAGCTGTGGTTGGTCGACGGTTGGGGCGACTTCGAGTTCGACCACGCCGTTGAGCAGATCACCCGGTTGTGGGCCAACGCGGTCGGGCTCGACGCAACGCCACCGCTGCGCTCCCGCACCACCTGA
- a CDS encoding adenylate/guanylate cyclase domain-containing protein, which translates to MDLCGFTAFVERNGDEHAVLVLAELRTAMRESAARRGVRIVKWLGDGAMLSSAMPDAVAALVAEIDVRMATSLPSLAVRAGMDRGPVIMFEGDDYIGRPVNVAARLCDAADPRELLATESVIAHLPRWMAATPTTLTTVRGLHADLAVAGVRIEADGDAVTDPVCGLTIPRSAAIRKGSEWFCSRACAGADELPR; encoded by the coding sequence ATGGATCTCTGCGGCTTCACCGCGTTTGTCGAGCGCAACGGCGACGAACACGCCGTGTTGGTGCTGGCCGAGTTGCGCACTGCCATGCGAGAGAGCGCAGCCCGCCGGGGTGTGCGGATCGTGAAATGGCTCGGTGACGGCGCCATGTTGTCGTCGGCCATGCCCGACGCGGTCGCCGCTCTGGTGGCCGAGATCGACGTCCGTATGGCCACGAGCCTCCCGTCGCTCGCCGTGCGTGCGGGCATGGATCGTGGGCCGGTGATCATGTTCGAGGGCGACGACTACATCGGACGGCCCGTCAACGTGGCAGCCCGGCTCTGTGACGCGGCCGATCCTCGCGAGCTGCTCGCGACCGAGTCGGTGATCGCGCACCTGCCGCGCTGGATGGCGGCCACGCCGACGACGCTCACCACCGTGCGGGGGTTGCACGCCGACCTGGCCGTGGCGGGAGTTCGCATCGAGGCCGACGGCGATGCGGTCACCGATCCCGTGTGCGGCTTGACGATCCCGCGTTCCGCGGCCATCCGCAAGGGCAGCGAGTGGTTCTGCAGCCGGGCATGCGCCGGTGCAGACGAGCTGCCGCGCTGA